The following are encoded together in the Falsiruegeria litorea R37 genome:
- a CDS encoding MlaC/ttg2D family ABC transporter substrate-binding protein, translated as MPSDLLNRRTFVASAAAGLSLAMLPLPAVALTEAGARNLVNNVVSEINRVIASGKSEAAMLRDFEKLFVRYADVPIMARYALGADARSASKAQMRNFTKAFQGYISRKYGRRFREFIGGEVTVKSARKIKAGYEIKSLVKLQGSAPFDVTFLVSDKSGKDKFYNMFIEGVNLLLTERTEIGAMLDRRKGDLNKLIADLSKAG; from the coding sequence ATGCCGAGTGATCTTTTGAACCGCCGCACTTTTGTAGCTTCTGCCGCTGCAGGGCTTTCCCTGGCAATGCTGCCGTTGCCTGCCGTCGCCCTGACCGAAGCCGGCGCGCGCAACCTGGTGAACAATGTTGTTTCCGAAATCAACCGGGTCATCGCCTCTGGCAAATCCGAAGCAGCGATGTTGCGCGACTTTGAAAAATTGTTCGTTCGCTATGCGGACGTGCCGATCATGGCGCGCTACGCCTTGGGCGCAGACGCCCGGTCAGCGTCAAAGGCACAGATGCGAAACTTTACGAAGGCGTTTCAGGGTTACATATCGCGTAAATACGGCCGTCGGTTCCGCGAGTTCATTGGCGGTGAGGTGACCGTGAAATCGGCCCGCAAGATCAAGGCTGGTTATGAGATCAAGAGCCTGGTCAAACTGCAGGGCTCGGCCCCGTTCGATGTGACCTTCCTGGTGTCAGACAAGTCCGGCAAGGACAAGTTCTACAACATGTTCATCGAGGGCGTGAACCTACTGCTGACCGAACGCACGGAAATTGGCGCGATGCTGGATCGACGCAAAGGCGATCTGAACAAGCTGATTGCGGACCTGTCCAAGGCGGGCTGA